In a genomic window of Bradyrhizobium sp. LLZ17:
- the rimM gene encoding ribosome maturation factor RimM (Essential for efficient processing of 16S rRNA): MPALICVARIGAAHGVRGAVKLWTFTEDPFAIRHYGPLSTKDGKRQFELAQAREAKDHLVATFKGVTTRDEAERLNGIELYIAREKLPATDEGEYYHTDLIGLTAVTTAGDALGRVLAIHNFGAGDIIEIAPPKGTTMLLPFTNAVVPEVDLAGGRVVIALPQEIEGDERNDNPSPGRPGESRDP, encoded by the coding sequence ATGCCGGCGCTGATCTGCGTCGCGCGGATCGGCGCCGCGCATGGCGTGCGCGGCGCGGTCAAATTGTGGACCTTCACCGAAGATCCCTTTGCCATCAGGCACTACGGTCCGCTTTCGACCAAGGACGGCAAGCGCCAGTTCGAGCTGGCGCAGGCCCGCGAAGCCAAGGATCATCTGGTCGCGACCTTCAAGGGCGTCACGACCCGCGATGAGGCCGAGCGCCTCAACGGCATCGAGCTCTACATCGCGCGTGAAAAACTGCCCGCGACCGACGAGGGCGAATATTATCACACCGATCTGATCGGGCTCACCGCTGTCACCACGGCGGGCGATGCGCTCGGCCGCGTGCTCGCGATCCACAATTTCGGCGCCGGCGACATCATCGAGATCGCGCCCCCCAAAGGCACGACGATGCTGCTGCCGTTCACCAATGCTGTGGTGCCGGAGGTTGATCTCGCCGGCGGCCGCGTCGTCATCGCGCTGCCGCAGGAGATCGAGGGTGACGAGCGGAACGACAATCCCTCCCCGGGTCGTCCCGGCGAAAGCCGGGACCCATAA
- the trmD gene encoding tRNA (guanosine(37)-N1)-methyltransferase TrmD gives MTNPPPWRATVLTLFPEMFPGPLGVSLAGRALASGLWEIEARDIRASATDRHRSVDDTPAGGGPGMVLRADVLAAAIDAAETGSDRPRLLMSPRGRPLTQARVTELAQGPGPLIVCGRFEGIDQRVIDARRLEEVSIGDYVLSGGEIAALALIDACVRLLPGVMGKEASGTEESFSDDLLEYPQYTRPQLFEGVPIPEILTSGDHAKVATWRRAESEALTAARRPDLWAKAPNRPGRQKTPKNKTDG, from the coding sequence ATGACCAACCCCCCACCCTGGCGCGCGACGGTGCTGACGCTGTTTCCGGAGATGTTTCCGGGGCCGCTTGGCGTCAGCCTGGCCGGACGGGCGCTGGCCTCCGGCCTCTGGGAGATCGAGGCGCGGGACATCCGGGCCTCCGCCACCGATCGCCACCGCAGCGTTGACGACACCCCGGCCGGCGGTGGCCCGGGCATGGTGCTGCGGGCCGACGTTCTGGCGGCGGCGATCGACGCAGCAGAGACCGGGTCCGACCGACCCCGCCTGCTGATGAGCCCGCGCGGTCGGCCATTGACCCAGGCACGCGTCACGGAGCTGGCCCAGGGCCCCGGCCCCCTGATCGTCTGCGGGCGGTTCGAGGGGATCGACCAGCGGGTGATCGATGCACGGCGCCTTGAGGAGGTCTCGATCGGCGATTACGTGCTGTCCGGCGGCGAAATCGCGGCGCTGGCGCTGATCGACGCCTGCGTCCGGCTGCTGCCGGGGGTGATGGGCAAGGAAGCCTCTGGAACCGAAGAGAGCTTCTCCGACGATCTCCTTGAATACCCCCAATATACCCGTCCGCAGCTGTTCGAGGGGGTTCCGATCCCGGAGATCCTGACCTCCGGCGACCATGCCAAGGTGGCAACCTGGCGGCGGGCGGAATCCGAGGCCCTGACGGCGGCCCGGCGGCCGGATTTGTGGGCGAAAGCCCCGAATCGGCCCGGACGTCAAAAAACGCCAAAAAACAAGACAGACGGGTGA
- the rplS gene encoding 50S ribosomal protein L19 produces the protein MNLIQQLEKEQFDKLSAGKEIPEFGPGDTVIVNVKVVEGDRTRVQAYEGVCIGRSGGGLNESFTVRKISYGEGVERVFPVMSPMIDSIKVVRRGKVRRAKLYYLRNLRGKSARIVEKKQDRPTAVNE, from the coding sequence ATGAACCTGATCCAACAGCTCGAAAAAGAGCAATTCGACAAGCTCTCCGCCGGCAAGGAGATCCCGGAGTTCGGTCCCGGCGATACCGTGATCGTCAACGTGAAGGTGGTCGAAGGCGACCGCACCCGCGTGCAGGCCTATGAAGGCGTCTGCATCGGCCGTTCCGGCGGTGGCCTCAACGAGAGCTTCACCGTGCGCAAGATTTCGTATGGCGAGGGCGTCGAGCGCGTGTTCCCGGTGATGTCACCGATGATCGACTCGATCAAGGTGGTGCGCCGCGGCAAGGTGCGTCGCGCCAAGCTCTATTATCTCCGCAACCTTCGCGGCAAGTCGGCCCGCATCGTCGAGAAGAAGCAGGACCGCCCCACCGCCGTCAACGAGTAA
- the leuC gene encoding 3-isopropylmalate dehydratase large subunit produces MSKPTTLYDKIWNDHLVHEAEDGTCLLYIDRHLVHEVTSPQAFEGLRATGRKVHAPEKTLAVVDHNVPTTDRSKPNPDPESIEQIKTLADNAKEFGIEYYNEFDKRQGIVHVIGPEQGFTLPGTTIVCGDSHTSTHGAFGALAHGIGTSEVEHVLATQTLIQKKAKNMRVTVDGKLPDGVTGKDIILAIIGEIGTAGGTGYVLEYAGDAIRALSMEGRMTVCNMSIEGGARAGLVAPDQKAYDFLRDRPKAPKGADWDAAMRYWEKLSSDEGAHFDHELRLDAAKLPPIVTWGTSPEDVISVTGFVPDPDKIADEAKRLSKHRALKYMGLAAGTKITDIKLDRIFIGSCTNGRIEDLRAAAKIAEGKQVSGHVNAMVVPGSGIVKEQAEAEGLDKIFIKAGFEWREPGCSMCLAMNPDKLKPEERCASTSNRNFEGRQGFKGRTHLVSPAMAAAAAIAGHFVDVREWR; encoded by the coding sequence ATGTCCAAGCCCACCACACTTTATGACAAGATCTGGAACGACCATCTGGTCCACGAAGCCGAGGATGGCACCTGCCTGCTCTACATCGACCGCCACCTGGTCCACGAGGTGACCTCGCCGCAGGCCTTCGAAGGCCTGCGCGCCACCGGGCGCAAGGTCCACGCGCCGGAGAAGACGCTGGCCGTGGTCGATCACAACGTGCCGACTACCGACCGCAGCAAGCCGAACCCCGACCCTGAAAGCATCGAGCAGATCAAGACGCTGGCCGACAATGCCAAGGAGTTCGGCATCGAATATTACAACGAGTTCGACAAGCGCCAGGGCATCGTCCACGTCATCGGCCCCGAGCAGGGCTTCACGCTGCCGGGCACCACCATCGTCTGCGGTGACAGCCACACCTCGACGCATGGCGCGTTCGGCGCGCTCGCGCACGGCATCGGCACCTCCGAGGTCGAGCACGTGCTGGCGACGCAGACGCTGATCCAGAAAAAGGCCAAGAACATGCGGGTCACCGTCGACGGCAAATTGCCGGACGGCGTGACGGGCAAGGATATCATCCTCGCCATCATCGGCGAGATCGGCACCGCGGGCGGCACCGGCTACGTGCTGGAATACGCCGGTGACGCGATCCGTGCGCTGTCGATGGAAGGCCGCATGACCGTCTGCAACATGTCGATCGAAGGCGGCGCGCGCGCCGGCCTCGTCGCACCCGACCAGAAGGCGTACGACTTCCTGCGCGATCGTCCCAAGGCACCGAAGGGTGCGGACTGGGACGCGGCGATGCGCTACTGGGAAAAGCTGAGCTCGGACGAGGGCGCGCATTTCGACCACGAGCTGCGGCTCGACGCAGCCAAGCTGCCGCCGATCGTGACCTGGGGCACCAGCCCCGAGGACGTGATCTCGGTGACGGGCTTCGTGCCCGATCCCGACAAGATCGCGGACGAAGCCAAACGTCTCTCCAAGCATCGCGCCTTGAAGTACATGGGCCTGGCCGCGGGCACCAAGATCACCGACATCAAGCTCGACCGTATCTTCATCGGCTCCTGCACCAACGGCCGCATCGAAGATCTGCGCGCCGCCGCCAAGATCGCGGAGGGCAAGCAGGTCTCTGGCCATGTCAACGCCATGGTCGTGCCGGGCTCCGGCATAGTAAAGGAGCAGGCCGAGGCGGAAGGTCTGGACAAGATCTTCATCAAGGCCGGCTTCGAATGGCGCGAGCCGGGCTGCTCGATGTGCCTCGCCATGAACCCGGACAAGCTGAAGCCGGAAGAGCGCTGCGCCTCGACCTCGAACCGCAATTTCGAGGGACGCCAAGGCTTCAAGGGCCGCACCCATCTGGTCTCGCCGGCGATGGCGGCAGCGGCTGCGATCGCGGGCCACTTCGTCGACGTCAGGGAGTGGCGCTGA
- a CDS encoding metallopeptidase family protein has protein sequence MWTDLKAPPLAEMEATAHDIFERLPAEFRGLCDGLIIRVDDFPTEEVLDEMDCESEFDLLGLFQGVGLPQQSLGDVARLPNMVWLYRRPILDYWAEHDESLGHIVRHVLIHEIGHHFGLSDDDMAAIEAQAE, from the coding sequence ATGTGGACAGACCTGAAAGCGCCCCCGCTGGCCGAGATGGAAGCGACGGCGCACGACATCTTCGAGCGCCTGCCGGCGGAATTTCGCGGCCTCTGCGACGGCCTGATCATCCGCGTCGACGACTTCCCGACCGAGGAGGTCCTGGACGAGATGGACTGCGAGAGCGAGTTCGACCTGCTCGGCCTGTTCCAGGGCGTCGGCCTGCCCCAGCAGAGCCTTGGCGACGTGGCGCGGCTGCCCAACATGGTTTGGCTCTACCGGCGGCCGATTCTGGACTACTGGGCCGAGCACGACGAGAGCCTCGGCCATATCGTCCGGCACGTCCTGATCCACGAGATCGGCCACCATTTCGGCCTCTCGGATGACGATATGGCCGCGATCGAGGCGCAAGCGGAGTAG
- the leuD gene encoding 3-isopropylmalate dehydratase small subunit codes for MDKFTTLEGVAAPLKIINVDTDMIIPKQYLKTIKRTGLGKGLFSEQRYKDDGSENPDFVLNQPAYRNSKVLVAGDNFGCGSSREHAPWALLDFGIRCVISTSFGDIFYNNCFKNGILPIRVSQEDLDKLFDDAERGANATLTIDLPNQEIRGPDGGTVKFEIDPFRKHCLMNGLDDIGLTMEKKASIDTYEEKLKRERAWA; via the coding sequence ATGGACAAGTTCACCACGCTGGAAGGCGTCGCGGCGCCGCTGAAGATCATCAATGTCGACACCGACATGATCATTCCGAAGCAGTACCTCAAGACCATCAAGCGCACCGGCCTTGGCAAGGGGCTGTTCTCCGAGCAGCGCTACAAGGATGACGGCAGCGAGAACCCTGATTTCGTCCTCAACCAGCCCGCCTATCGCAATTCCAAGGTGCTGGTCGCCGGCGACAATTTCGGCTGCGGCTCGAGCCGTGAGCACGCGCCCTGGGCGCTGCTCGATTTCGGCATCCGCTGCGTGATCTCGACCTCGTTCGGCGACATCTTCTACAACAACTGCTTCAAAAACGGCATTCTGCCGATCCGCGTCTCGCAGGAAGACCTCGACAAGCTGTTCGACGACGCCGAACGCGGCGCCAACGCGACGTTGACGATCGACCTGCCGAACCAGGAAATCCGCGGTCCCGATGGCGGCACGGTCAAGTTCGAGATCGATCCGTTCCGCAAGCACTGCCTGATGAACGGCCTCGACGACATCGGCCTGACGATGGAGAAGAAGGCCTCGATCGACACCTATGAGGAGAAACTCAAGCGCGAGCGCGCCTGGGCCTGA
- a CDS encoding MFS transporter, whose translation MQIRQGSSPAFAFVLTMGIVNLFGDVTYEGGGSINGPFMATLGASAAVVSITAGGGEFLGYSLRPFSGYLADKSGRFWFITFIGYAINLIAVPAMALVGNWQMAALLILAERVGRAIRKPTVEAMISYTTGELGRGWVYGLNTALDETGATIGPLVIAAVLAVRGSYQFGYALLAVPALLALISLVAARIEFPVPSKLEQGETALAGDFSPAFWGYMVAGALFAAGLMSFELISYHFDKARTVTGQWIPVFLAISTGCGVIVSLAMGKLFDRFGLPILLVAVLLSAAFSPFVFFGGFSAALFGIVLWGIGYATQDTLLKALVATVMPEGKRSLAFGLFYGGYGVGWLVGSVVTGLLYEHSVLALVIFAMAAQLVSLPAFVLASRLQH comes from the coding sequence ATGCAGATCCGGCAAGGAAGCTCTCCGGCCTTTGCGTTCGTGCTCACGATGGGCATCGTCAATCTGTTCGGCGATGTCACGTATGAAGGCGGCGGCAGCATCAATGGTCCGTTCATGGCGACACTTGGTGCAAGCGCGGCGGTGGTCAGCATCACCGCCGGCGGCGGCGAGTTTCTCGGCTACTCGCTGCGGCCATTTTCCGGATATCTCGCCGACAAAAGCGGGCGCTTTTGGTTCATCACCTTCATCGGCTATGCGATCAATCTGATCGCGGTGCCCGCAATGGCGCTGGTGGGAAATTGGCAAATGGCAGCTCTGCTGATTCTTGCGGAGCGAGTCGGTCGTGCGATTCGCAAGCCGACGGTCGAGGCGATGATATCGTACACGACGGGCGAACTCGGCCGGGGATGGGTCTACGGTCTCAATACGGCGCTGGACGAGACCGGGGCGACCATCGGGCCGCTCGTGATCGCCGCGGTGCTCGCGGTGCGCGGCAGCTATCAGTTCGGCTATGCGCTGCTCGCAGTCCCGGCGCTGTTAGCGCTCATCTCCCTCGTCGCTGCCCGCATCGAATTTCCCGTGCCATCGAAGCTCGAACAGGGGGAGACGGCGCTCGCCGGTGACTTCTCGCCGGCGTTCTGGGGTTACATGGTTGCGGGCGCTTTGTTTGCTGCGGGGCTCATGAGTTTCGAACTGATTTCATATCATTTCGACAAGGCGCGAACCGTGACCGGGCAATGGATTCCGGTGTTCCTGGCGATCTCGACCGGATGTGGTGTCATCGTCAGCCTCGCGATGGGGAAGTTGTTCGACCGGTTCGGTTTGCCGATCCTGCTCGTTGCTGTCCTGCTGTCCGCCGCGTTCTCGCCATTCGTGTTTTTCGGCGGATTCAGCGCTGCGCTGTTCGGCATCGTATTGTGGGGAATCGGCTATGCCACGCAGGATACGCTGCTCAAGGCGCTGGTCGCGACCGTGATGCCGGAAGGCAAACGCAGTCTCGCCTTCGGCCTGTTTTATGGGGGCTACGGCGTCGGCTGGCTGGTCGGCAGCGTCGTAACGGGCCTGCTCTATGAGCACTCGGTGCTGGCGCTCGTCATCTTCGCGATGGCGGCGCAGCTCGTATCATTGCCGGCGTTCGTGCTTGCCAGCCGCCTGCAACACTGA
- a CDS encoding CoA ester lyase — protein sequence MTRPRRSHLFMPGSNPRALEKARNLAADGLILDLEDSVAPDAKAVARDQIAAAIAAKGFGRREVLIRTNGLDTQWWGDDVAMAAKASPDGILVPKVSSVEDLDSIGRRLAELGSAPTVKVWAMIETARAVLHAEELAAAGRDPARRLSGFVFGPNDISRETRIKMLPGRSAMIPMITHCILATRAHGLEILDGPYSDINNADGFATECAQARDLGFDGKTLIHPSQIEACNAIFTPPEEDVARARKIIAAFELPENVSRGAIRLDGAMVERLHAEMARRTIEIADAIAAMGKG from the coding sequence ATGACCCGCCCGCGCCGCAGCCATTTGTTCATGCCCGGCTCCAACCCCCGCGCGCTGGAAAAGGCGCGTAATCTGGCCGCCGACGGCCTGATCCTGGACCTCGAGGATTCCGTCGCGCCCGATGCCAAAGCGGTGGCGCGCGACCAGATCGCCGCCGCGATCGCCGCCAAGGGGTTCGGCAGGCGCGAGGTCCTGATCCGGACCAACGGCCTCGACACGCAATGGTGGGGCGATGACGTCGCGATGGCCGCCAAGGCGTCGCCGGACGGCATCCTGGTTCCAAAAGTTTCCAGCGTCGAGGATCTCGACAGCATCGGCCGGCGTCTCGCCGAGCTCGGCTCGGCGCCGACCGTCAAGGTCTGGGCGATGATCGAGACCGCGCGCGCGGTGCTGCACGCCGAGGAGCTGGCCGCCGCCGGCCGCGATCCGGCGCGGCGGCTGTCAGGGTTCGTGTTCGGCCCCAACGACATCTCGCGCGAGACGCGGATCAAGATGCTGCCCGGCCGCTCGGCCATGATCCCGATGATCACCCATTGCATCCTGGCGACGCGCGCCCACGGCCTCGAAATCCTCGACGGGCCCTACAGCGACATCAACAATGCCGACGGCTTTGCCACCGAATGTGCGCAAGCGCGCGATCTCGGCTTCGACGGCAAGACATTGATCCACCCCTCGCAGATCGAAGCCTGCAACGCGATCTTCACGCCGCCCGAAGAGGACGTCGCCCGCGCCCGAAAGATCATCGCGGCGTTTGAATTGCCGGAGAACGTCTCGCGCGGCGCGATCCGGCTCGATGGCGCGATGGTCGAGCGCCTGCACGCCGAGATGGCGCGCCGCACGATCGAGATCGCCGACGCGATCGCTGCGATGGGGAAGGGCTGA
- a CDS encoding carbonic anhydrase, whose protein sequence is MITFPEHLLEGYKAFATQRLPTEQSRYRELSVKGQFPEVMVIGCCDSRVSPEVIFDVGPGELFVVRNIANLVPVYQPDANAHGVSAALEYAVTVLKVKHIVVLGHAQCGGIRAFVDKIEPLTPGDFIGKWMQMFIKPGEVVEQRERETMAQFIERIEKAAVFRSLENLMTFPFVRKAVDAGQMQTHGAYFGVAEGSLFVLDKAAKEFKSVRDAA, encoded by the coding sequence ATGATCACATTCCCAGAGCACTTGCTGGAAGGCTACAAGGCCTTCGCCACCCAGCGGCTGCCGACCGAGCAGAGCCGCTATCGCGAGCTGTCGGTGAAGGGGCAGTTCCCCGAAGTGATGGTGATCGGCTGCTGCGACAGCCGCGTCTCGCCCGAGGTGATCTTCGACGTCGGCCCGGGCGAGCTGTTCGTCGTCCGCAACATCGCCAATCTGGTGCCGGTGTATCAGCCCGACGCCAACGCGCACGGCGTCTCGGCGGCGCTGGAATATGCCGTGACGGTGCTCAAGGTGAAGCACATCGTGGTGCTCGGGCACGCGCAATGCGGCGGCATCCGCGCCTTCGTCGACAAGATCGAGCCGCTCACACCGGGCGACTTCATCGGCAAATGGATGCAGATGTTCATCAAGCCCGGCGAGGTGGTCGAGCAGCGCGAGCGCGAGACCATGGCGCAATTCATCGAGCGCATCGAAAAGGCCGCGGTGTTCCGCAGCCTGGAAAACCTCATGACCTTCCCGTTCGTGCGCAAGGCGGTCGATGCCGGCCAGATGCAGACGCACGGCGCCTATTTCGGCGTCGCGGAAGGATCGCTGTTCGTGCTGGACAAGGCCGCGAAGGAATTCAAGAGCGTGCGCGACGCGGCGTAA
- a CDS encoding aspartate-semialdehyde dehydrogenase: protein MGYKVAVVGATGNVGREMLNILDERKFPADEVVALASRRSVGVEVSYGDRTLKVKALEHYDFSDVDICLMSAGGEASKEWSPKIGAAGTVVIDNSSAWRMDPDVPLIVPEVNADATVGFKKKNIIANPNCSTAQLVVALKPLHDKATIKRVVVSTYQSVSGAGKDAMDELFSQTKAVYTNQELVSKKFPTRIAFNVIPHIDVFMEDGYTKEEWKMMMETKKILDPRIKLSATCVRVPVFVGHSEAVNIEFENPITADEARDILRKAPGCLVIDKHEPGGYATPYEAAGEDATYISRIREDATVENGLVLWCVSDNLRKGAALNAIQIAEVLINRKLITAKKKAA from the coding sequence ATGGGTTACAAAGTCGCAGTCGTCGGGGCGACCGGCAATGTCGGACGGGAAATGCTCAACATTCTCGATGAGCGCAAATTCCCCGCGGACGAGGTGGTGGCCCTGGCGTCACGCCGCAGCGTCGGCGTCGAGGTCTCCTATGGCGACCGTACCCTGAAGGTCAAAGCGCTCGAGCACTATGATTTCTCCGATGTCGACATCTGCCTGATGTCGGCGGGCGGCGAGGCGTCGAAGGAATGGTCGCCCAAGATCGGCGCTGCCGGCACGGTGGTGATCGACAATTCCTCGGCCTGGCGCATGGATCCGGACGTGCCGTTGATCGTGCCGGAAGTGAACGCGGACGCCACGGTCGGCTTCAAGAAGAAGAACATCATCGCCAACCCGAACTGCTCGACCGCGCAGCTCGTGGTCGCGCTGAAGCCGCTGCACGACAAGGCCACCATCAAGCGTGTCGTGGTCTCGACCTATCAATCGGTGTCGGGCGCCGGCAAGGATGCGATGGACGAATTGTTCTCGCAGACCAAGGCCGTCTACACCAACCAGGAGCTGGTCAGTAAGAAGTTTCCCACCCGCATCGCCTTCAACGTCATCCCCCATATCGATGTCTTCATGGAGGACGGCTACACGAAGGAAGAGTGGAAGATGATGATGGAGACCAAGAAGATTCTTGATCCCAGGATCAAGCTCTCCGCGACCTGCGTGCGCGTGCCGGTGTTCGTCGGACATTCCGAGGCGGTCAACATCGAGTTCGAAAATCCGATCACCGCGGACGAAGCGCGCGACATCCTGCGCAAGGCGCCCGGCTGCCTCGTCATCGACAAGCACGAGCCCGGCGGCTACGCCACGCCCTATGAAGCAGCCGGCGAGGACGCAACTTACATCAGCCGCATCCGCGAGGACGCGACCGTGGAGAACGGCCTCGTGCTGTGGTGCGTGTCCGACAATCTGCGCAAGGGCGCCGCGCTGAACGCGATCCAGATCGCGGAAGTCCTGATCAACCGCAAGCTGATCACCGCGAAGAAGAAAGCGGCGTAA
- the leuB gene encoding 3-isopropylmalate dehydrogenase yields MATHKLLLLPGDGIGPEVMGEVKRLIDWLNSAGIAKFETDMGLVGGSAYDAHKVSISEGDMAKAKDADAVIFGAVGGPKWDAVPYEVRPEAGLLRLRKDLALFANLRPAVCYPALADASSLKREAVEGLDIMIVRELTGGVYFGEPKTITDLGNGQKRAIDTQVYDTYEIERIARVAFELAKKRKNKVTSMEKRNVMKSGVLWNEVVTQVHKREYPDVTLEHQLADSGGMMLVKWPKQFDVIVTDNLFGDMLSDIAAMLTGSLGMLPSASLGEVDVKSKKRKALYEPVHGSAPDIAGQGLANPIAMISSFGMALRYSFDMGALADKIDAAISAVLASGLRTADIKSEGTIAASTTQMGEAILRELQKLHA; encoded by the coding sequence ATGGCGACCCACAAGCTGCTGCTGCTTCCCGGCGACGGTATCGGCCCGGAAGTGATGGGCGAGGTGAAGCGGCTGATCGACTGGCTCAATTCAGCCGGCATCGCCAAATTCGAGACCGATATGGGTCTGGTCGGCGGCTCCGCCTATGACGCCCACAAGGTGTCGATCTCCGAGGGCGATATGGCCAAGGCCAAGGATGCCGACGCCGTGATCTTCGGCGCAGTCGGCGGTCCGAAGTGGGATGCCGTCCCCTACGAGGTGCGGCCTGAAGCGGGCCTGCTCCGGCTGCGCAAGGATCTCGCTTTGTTCGCCAATTTGCGCCCGGCGGTCTGCTACCCGGCGCTGGCGGACGCTTCCAGCCTGAAGCGCGAGGCGGTCGAAGGCCTCGACATCATGATCGTGCGCGAGCTCACCGGCGGCGTCTATTTCGGCGAGCCCAAGACCATCACCGATCTCGGCAATGGCCAGAAGCGCGCCATCGATACCCAGGTCTACGACACCTATGAGATCGAGCGCATCGCCCGCGTCGCCTTCGAGCTTGCCAAGAAACGCAAGAACAAGGTGACGTCGATGGAGAAGCGCAACGTCATGAAGTCGGGCGTGCTCTGGAACGAGGTCGTGACCCAGGTCCACAAGCGCGAATATCCTGACGTCACGCTCGAGCACCAGCTCGCCGATTCCGGCGGCATGATGCTGGTGAAGTGGCCGAAGCAGTTCGACGTCATCGTCACCGACAATCTGTTCGGCGACATGCTGTCCGACATCGCGGCGATGCTGACCGGCTCGCTCGGCATGCTGCCGTCAGCCTCGCTCGGCGAGGTCGACGTCAAGAGCAAGAAGCGCAAGGCGCTGTACGAGCCCGTGCACGGTTCGGCGCCCGATATCGCAGGCCAAGGTCTCGCCAATCCGATCGCGATGATCTCGTCCTTCGGCATGGCGCTGCGCTATTCCTTCGACATGGGCGCGCTCGCCGACAAGATCGATGCCGCGATATCAGCGGTGCTCGCCAGCGGCCTGCGCACCGCCGACATCAAGTCGGAAGGCACCATCGCCGCCTCGACCACGCAGATGGGCGAAGCGATTCTGAGGGAATTGCAGAAGTTGCACGCGTAA
- a CDS encoding YbfB/YjiJ family MFS transporter, translating into MHAPDCPPLAHPARLILTLSLAATVGLGIGRFAYALVLPDMREDLGWSYSAAGFMNTINAVGYLAGALVASRLIQRVGWSAAIRGGTLACVAALATCALTGNFVALSLARLVLGVGAAAGFVAGGALAASIAQSRPERANFLLSLFYAGPGIGILASGLIAPFTLQYFGPGSWWIVWWAMTLLSAVMTVPLFLVRIESGVRFSQGGHGAFAILPVLIYLAGYFLFGAGYIAYMTFMIAYVRDGGGGAAAQAGFWSLIGLSAFVTPWAWRGVLALDRGGLATAIILGTNALGAALPMLGHSPAWLAVSAIVFGVAFFAVVGSTTAFVRFNYPPEVWPTAIAAMTISFGVGQTLGPIVVGAITDALGSLSYALNVSAALLALGAVAALCQRKVGSAA; encoded by the coding sequence TTGCACGCACCTGACTGCCCCCCGCTCGCACACCCCGCGCGGCTGATCCTGACCCTATCGCTGGCTGCGACGGTCGGGCTCGGCATCGGCCGCTTTGCCTATGCCCTGGTGCTGCCGGACATGCGGGAAGACCTCGGCTGGTCCTATTCGGCGGCCGGTTTCATGAACACCATCAACGCCGTCGGCTACCTCGCAGGCGCGCTGGTGGCATCCCGCCTGATCCAGCGCGTCGGCTGGTCGGCCGCGATCCGCGGCGGAACCCTGGCCTGCGTCGCCGCGCTCGCGACTTGCGCGCTGACCGGGAATTTTGTCGCACTGAGCCTGGCGCGTCTCGTGCTGGGCGTTGGCGCCGCGGCCGGTTTCGTCGCCGGCGGCGCGCTGGCCGCTTCCATCGCGCAGTCGCGCCCGGAGCGGGCCAATTTCCTGCTCAGCCTGTTCTATGCCGGGCCCGGCATCGGCATTCTCGCCTCCGGGCTGATCGCCCCGTTCACGCTGCAATATTTCGGGCCGGGCTCGTGGTGGATAGTGTGGTGGGCGATGACCCTGCTGTCCGCCGTCATGACCGTGCCGCTGTTCCTGGTCCGCATCGAGAGCGGCGTGCGTTTCTCGCAAGGCGGCCACGGCGCCTTCGCGATTCTTCCCGTGCTGATCTATCTCGCCGGCTACTTCCTCTTTGGCGCGGGCTACATCGCCTACATGACCTTCATGATCGCCTATGTGCGCGACGGCGGCGGCGGGGCCGCGGCGCAGGCCGGGTTCTGGAGCCTGATTGGCTTGAGCGCGTTCGTCACGCCGTGGGCCTGGCGCGGCGTGCTCGCGCTCGATCGCGGCGGACTGGCCACCGCGATCATTCTCGGCACCAACGCGCTCGGCGCTGCCCTGCCGATGCTCGGGCATTCGCCGGCATGGCTCGCGGTCTCGGCGATTGTGTTCGGCGTCGCCTTCTTCGCCGTGGTCGGTTCGACCACCGCCTTCGTGCGCTTCAACTACCCACCCGAGGTGTGGCCGACCGCGATCGCGGCGATGACGATCTCGTTCGGCGTCGGACAGACGCTCGGCCCCATCGTGGTCGGCGCGATCACGGATGCGCTGGGGAGCTTGAGCTATGCGCTGAATGTGTCGGCCGCGCTGCTGGCGCTCGGGGCGGTGGCGGCGCTGTGTCAGCGCAAGGTGGGATCGGCCGCCTAG